A portion of the Micromonospora tarapacensis genome contains these proteins:
- a CDS encoding ThuA domain-containing protein codes for MRRRTWIIAVIAGLLLSLALVHPASAAPAFRALLFTKTTGYRHDSIPAGVSMFQQQAAANNFELVHSEDSSVFTPANLATFDVLIMFQTSGMVWTSTAQRQAVEGYLASGKGIVAIHNATDMGIEAEYPWWDQTVNAGAHMPEHSPGVLPGTAIVADKKHPSTASLPDRWNRSEEWYNFDKNPRGEVHVLVTADERTYNPGSRAMGPDHPISWCRSVGGGRVWTTAMGHAAESYSETHFRDHVLGGVKWAAGNEPGDCGGTVWGNFEKRTLDNNTADPMALAVLPDGRVMYVQRGGQVKIFKPSTNSTVTAGTLSVYTGGEDGLTGLALDPSFASNGHVYLYHSPAGSTTDVNRVSRYTLTGDTLNTSSGVTIIDIPAYRDRTFPEPGHTGGYIDFGPNGNLYIGTGDDTPPNLDPNWQGYAPLDWRSGKANLDAARTAGNTNDLRGKLLRIRPSAGGGYTVPAGNLYPQGTAQTRAEIYAMGFRNPFRFSIDPANGWVYLADYGPDRNPPTTNRGPEGLVELNVIKTPGNYGWPFCHGDNQPYAPYNPDTGVVGAKFNCAAPVNNSPNNTGLTSLRPVVAPNLWYGYGTSPTFQELGSGGSAPMGGPVYRYDPENPSATKFPPYYDGVHFFYEWSRNYVKEVHLDSATAVTRTNPFLPTASFNKPMDMEFGPDGSLYLLEWGTNFGGGNSDSGLYRIDYVQGGRSPIAKATGTPTSGNAPLNVQFSSAGTTDPDPGNTVSHQWTFGDGTTSTAANPSHVYTTNGNYTAQLKVTDNTGKSGFANVQITVGNTAPVVTITTPSHGGMLTFGDRVSYQISVSDPGGAPIDCANVILNPALGHDDHAHETTDYAGCSGTISTDLLGGHPDGANLFYVLNARYTDDGGAGGAAPLTGHAQVILQPKHKQAEYHSSQSGTRIIDQAGAESGKRIGDISNNDWVAFTPMSLSGVTNVSYRLSSPSGGGSIELRTGSPTGTLLATTPVPSTGGWDNYQSTPPVTVAASTGTHTLYLVFKGSSNNWFDLDSHTFGGPGVGVPDTAGVAGRTWTLTAQHSGKLMDVSGVSTADGAQIHQWAATGGNNQKWQAVDAGGGAVYLKAVHSGKCAEVIGGSSTPGAFLQQATCNNSNQQKFTATATGTSGVYTVRSVPSGLCVDVNTAATSDGARLLQWNCHGGTNQQWRFSLA; via the coding sequence GAACAACTTCGAGCTGGTGCACAGCGAGGACTCCAGCGTCTTCACCCCGGCCAACCTCGCCACCTTCGACGTCCTCATCATGTTCCAGACCTCGGGCATGGTCTGGACCTCGACGGCCCAGCGGCAGGCGGTGGAGGGATACCTCGCCAGCGGCAAGGGCATCGTCGCCATCCACAACGCCACCGACATGGGCATCGAGGCCGAGTACCCGTGGTGGGACCAGACCGTGAACGCCGGTGCCCACATGCCGGAGCACTCACCCGGTGTGCTGCCCGGCACCGCCATCGTCGCCGACAAGAAGCACCCGTCGACGGCCAGCCTGCCGGACCGCTGGAACCGCAGCGAGGAGTGGTACAACTTCGACAAGAACCCGCGCGGCGAGGTCCACGTCCTGGTCACCGCGGACGAGCGGACGTACAACCCCGGCTCCCGGGCGATGGGCCCGGACCACCCGATCTCCTGGTGCCGCAGCGTCGGCGGAGGTCGCGTCTGGACCACCGCGATGGGGCACGCCGCCGAGTCGTACAGCGAGACCCACTTCCGTGACCACGTCCTGGGCGGTGTCAAGTGGGCGGCCGGCAACGAGCCGGGCGACTGCGGCGGCACCGTCTGGGGCAACTTCGAGAAACGCACCCTCGACAACAACACCGCCGACCCGATGGCACTGGCCGTGCTGCCGGACGGTCGGGTGATGTACGTCCAGCGGGGCGGGCAGGTCAAGATCTTCAAGCCCAGCACGAACAGTACCGTCACCGCCGGAACGCTCAGTGTCTACACCGGTGGTGAGGACGGTCTCACCGGGCTGGCGTTGGACCCGAGCTTCGCCAGCAACGGGCACGTGTACCTGTACCACTCGCCGGCCGGCAGCACGACCGACGTCAACCGGGTGTCCCGCTACACGCTGACCGGCGACACGTTGAACACGTCCAGCGGGGTCACCATCATCGACATCCCGGCGTACCGCGACCGGACCTTCCCCGAACCCGGCCACACCGGCGGGTACATCGACTTCGGTCCGAACGGGAACCTCTACATCGGCACCGGCGACGACACGCCGCCCAACCTCGACCCCAACTGGCAGGGCTACGCCCCGCTGGACTGGCGCTCCGGCAAGGCCAACCTCGACGCGGCCCGGACCGCCGGCAACACCAACGACCTGCGCGGAAAGCTGCTGCGGATCCGGCCCTCGGCCGGCGGCGGCTACACCGTCCCGGCGGGCAACCTCTACCCGCAGGGCACGGCGCAGACCCGAGCGGAAATCTACGCGATGGGCTTCCGCAACCCCTTCCGCTTCTCCATCGACCCGGCCAACGGGTGGGTGTACCTGGCCGACTACGGACCCGACCGGAACCCGCCGACCACCAACCGCGGCCCCGAGGGTCTCGTCGAACTCAACGTGATCAAGACACCCGGCAACTACGGCTGGCCGTTCTGCCACGGCGACAACCAGCCCTACGCCCCGTACAACCCGGACACCGGGGTGGTCGGTGCCAAGTTCAACTGCGCGGCACCGGTCAACAACTCCCCCAACAACACCGGCCTGACCAGCCTGCGGCCGGTCGTCGCGCCCAACCTGTGGTACGGCTACGGCACCTCACCGACCTTCCAGGAGCTCGGCTCCGGCGGCTCGGCGCCGATGGGCGGCCCGGTCTACCGCTACGACCCGGAGAACCCGTCGGCGACGAAGTTCCCGCCGTACTACGACGGCGTCCACTTCTTCTACGAGTGGTCGCGCAACTACGTCAAGGAAGTGCACCTCGACTCCGCCACCGCGGTCACCCGCACCAACCCGTTCCTGCCCACCGCGAGTTTCAACAAGCCGATGGACATGGAGTTCGGCCCGGACGGCTCGCTCTACCTGTTGGAGTGGGGCACCAACTTCGGCGGCGGCAACAGCGACTCCGGCCTCTACCGGATCGACTACGTCCAGGGCGGGCGATCACCGATCGCCAAGGCCACCGGGACACCCACCAGCGGCAACGCGCCACTCAACGTCCAGTTCAGCAGCGCGGGGACGACCGACCCCGACCCCGGCAACACGGTCAGCCACCAGTGGACCTTCGGCGACGGCACCACCTCCACGGCAGCCAACCCGTCGCACGTCTACACCACCAACGGCAACTACACCGCACAGTTGAAGGTCACCGACAACACCGGCAAGAGCGGCTTCGCCAACGTCCAGATCACTGTCGGCAACACCGCGCCGGTGGTCACCATCACCACCCCGTCGCACGGCGGCATGCTCACCTTCGGTGACCGGGTGTCCTACCAGATCAGCGTCTCGGACCCGGGCGGCGCCCCGATCGACTGCGCCAATGTGATCCTCAATCCCGCGCTCGGTCACGACGACCACGCGCACGAGACGACCGACTACGCCGGCTGCTCGGGCACCATCTCCACCGACCTGCTGGGCGGGCATCCCGACGGGGCCAACCTGTTCTACGTGCTCAACGCCCGCTACACCGACGACGGCGGCGCGGGGGGCGCGGCCCCGCTCACCGGCCACGCACAGGTGATCCTCCAGCCCAAGCACAAGCAGGCCGAGTACCACAGCAGCCAGTCCGGCACCCGGATCATCGACCAGGCCGGCGCGGAGAGCGGCAAGCGCATCGGGGACATCTCCAACAACGACTGGGTGGCGTTCACCCCGATGAGCCTGTCGGGCGTCACTAACGTCAGCTACCGGCTGTCGTCGCCGTCCGGTGGCGGCTCGATCGAGCTACGCACCGGCTCACCCACCGGCACCCTGCTGGCCACCACACCGGTACCCAGCACCGGCGGCTGGGACAACTACCAGTCCACGCCGCCGGTGACCGTCGCCGCCAGCACCGGAACCCACACCCTCTACCTGGTGTTCAAGGGCAGTTCGAACAACTGGTTCGACCTCGATTCGCACACCTTCGGCGGCCCCGGCGTCGGCGTTCCCGACACCGCGGGCGTAGCGGGTCGGACCTGGACACTCACCGCGCAGCACAGCGGCAAGCTGATGGACGTCAGCGGTGTCTCCACCGCCGACGGTGCCCAGATCCACCAGTGGGCGGCCACCGGCGGCAACAACCAGAAGTGGCAGGCCGTCGACGCCGGCGGCGGTGCCGTGTACCTCAAGGCCGTGCACAGCGGCAAGTGCGCGGAGGTGATCGGCGGCTCCAGCACGCCGGGAGCCTTCCTCCAGCAGGCCACCTGCAACAACAGCAACCAGCAGAAGTTCACCGCCACGGCGACCGGGACGTCCGGGGTGTACACGGTGCGGAGCGTGCCCAGCGGGCTCTGCGTGGACGTCAACACCGCCGCCACCAGCGACGGCGCCCGGCTGTTGCAGTGGAACTGCCACGGCGGCACCAACCAGCAGTGGCGGTTCAGCCTGGCGTGA